The Pseudomonas sp. MH9.2 genomic interval TGGCACTCATTCTTTTACTCGCGGCTTGCGGCGAGGGCGAACCACTGTCGCCCCCAGACGCACGTCTGCCCGACGGCGGCCGTTACCGCGGCGATGTCGTCAATGGCCTGCTGCAAGGTAAGGGCCGAGTCGACTATCCCAACGGCAGCTGGTACGCAGGTCAGTTCCAGAAGGGGCTGTGGCAGGGTGCCGGCGAATGGCACGCCAGTAATGGCGACGTCTACCGCGGCCAATTCCAGAACGGTCTGTTTCACGGTTTAGGCACGTTGACCACCAGCACCGGCAATTATGTCGGCGGCTTCAAGCTGGGCCGACGCGAGGGTGAAGGCACGCTCAAAGAGCCAGGCATGGCCTATAGGGGCGAATTCAAGGCTGACCAATACGACGGCCTCGGTCACCTCGAACTTGATGACGGCAGCCAATATCAAGGCCTGTTCGCGCACGGCAAACCCAATGGCGAAGGCCAGCGCAGCGACGCCAGTGGCAATCAATTCAGCGGCAAATTCGTCAACGGTCAACTGGAAGGCAACGGCAGCTTCAACAGCGCCGAGGGTGATCAATACGTCGGCGGTTTCCGCAACAACCAACTGCAAGGCAAAGGCCGCTACGAAAACAGCGACGGCGATGTCTGGATTGGGCAGTTCAAGGACGGCGCGCTCAACGGTAAGGGCGAACTGATCGGTGCAGATGGCAGCCATTATCAGGGTCAGTTCAGCAACTGGCGCTTCAACGGCGAGGGTGTACTGCACCTGGTCGATGGCAGCACCTATCAAGGTCCGTTCGCCGACGACACCTATCAAGGCAAAGGCACCTTGACCCTGGCAGATGGCAGCGTTCAAAGCGGCACCTGGACCAACGGTCTGCGTGTGCGTGACGCGCAAGGCAATCTGTTGCCCGATGCACTTGAGGTCGGCTTGCTCGCCCAAGGCCCCCTGTTGGAAAAAGCCCTGGCCGCAG includes:
- a CDS encoding C13 family peptidase → MRAFAPLAPLALILLLAACGEGEPLSPPDARLPDGGRYRGDVVNGLLQGKGRVDYPNGSWYAGQFQKGLWQGAGEWHASNGDVYRGQFQNGLFHGLGTLTTSTGNYVGGFKLGRREGEGTLKEPGMAYRGEFKADQYDGLGHLELDDGSQYQGLFAHGKPNGEGQRSDASGNQFSGKFVNGQLEGNGSFNSAEGDQYVGGFRNNQLQGKGRYENSDGDVWIGQFKDGALNGKGELIGADGSHYQGQFSNWRFNGEGVLHLVDGSTYQGPFADDTYQGKGTLTLADGSVQSGTWTNGLRVRDAQGNLLPDALEVGLLAQGPLLEKALAAVPASTPAVELYSLVVGGDGKQSVFMREADYVNNLLATRFGAYGQISLVNHRDHMNDRALATRESISRAVQTLAQRSGPEDLVFIYLTSHGTQEHELVLDQPRMELADLPADELAVVLAPLKDRDKIIVISACYSGGFIPVLKDEKTVVITASRADRVSFGCSEEDDFTYFGEAMFAKALVETDNLQQAFNDAKSYVAAREITESFEASEPQIWAPKGVLAHWQQLRKSQAQSALNTSLSSKEAKTTGNR